The following proteins are co-located in the Paroedura picta isolate Pp20150507F chromosome 18, Ppicta_v3.0, whole genome shotgun sequence genome:
- the C18H15orf39 gene encoding uncharacterized protein C15orf39 homolog isoform X1, translated as MAEKRRLDAVGPVVCSKLPRLEADPSHVHAAGLCRAGVLPGHVSDGHYSYQGTYFSYPWQCHESPELSAHWSPAEPYASCTDGALSQHPRTEKTRCLLSRQESRGLGTWAQSYETRKDCLVGEKPAAPEKWANYRGQVDFIQQGWIQGLPMLPPSRVPMGCPPLVAPKPVYQNHIYCTDTSCSPKGSPASGMPSRSPSKQLTKAEWTLPSSGQLANASCGSTGTSKAPVAGLGFLPFHQSWKEAAPAPAGFPPYHQNFEHLQVASSGSLVDTSYPTECTNRKNFPEACARSPKPPPPGSPLAAPQGLIYQERASACYSLPAYPLTPHQQLVLYQQSVAQAEKQNAVFALPACRSFNFPAGEDPPLLPRTCLPPAPQNYYPGHPESYFYHAPLVASPSLKASRGHETRQNSQSKVSFEQKDPVSACSMSEKASRSSSAPSREGVRGWAGAEVPVKRESESFWGPRATPEPRAFQSLHSVEGLPSCIDGYKQMQEACGTDSGLLGKGCSRREGPSYAEKQSGDKMRDASKTLQSGACIVIPDSPVASHDACLKGDLRRTRISEHSDSPVHCVRQSPGKEPRDLKQAEAPPPPSSPPMPVIHNVFSLAPYQEYLEGAAVSLHLPPSKACPAEKPSSEKSWPKVEGTTSPRPSSTGSSKTPGTLQDWGEGTACNAVAEGGRKHPSSSCTGMQKESGDSAGFCDAYQAHQNAPETSWQGPTGPASEFTKDDRALDLSLKTEGFLDMLLPQRPAGKPEALETSESHGENVPEGPAKVQQAIRDTLQKSSPEEKSNFQSSAAFLYKKFKILKSHAAGLGPALPRNLSLIESSSQTGPLAGHFSLQRDAKQAATQQNRMAVQSSQQVACQPSHLPVQPSCQQVATQQSQRPVHQDSQWAVTQQNHWPVQPSCKQAATQQNCLSVQQSSQWVVIQQHHLPVQQSCQLPVTQQSNLPVQQSSQQVATQQNSLHVQQSGQQVATHQNSLHVQQSGQQVATHQNSLHVQQSGQQVATHQNSLHVQQSGQQVATHQNSLHVQQSGQQVATHQNSLHVQQSGQQVATQQNSLHVQQSGQQVATQQNSLHVQQSGKQVTTRQNSLPVQQSCQQLMTRRNSLPALHIAHEKPTKPDSQRSSRKYYKQPSGSKLLPPAGLPALGEGSASLLPGFSSPTDQASAKRHFTAVHASLCAAISDSVSTSSPEQLREWREKTEPERDSKPKVASSSEAKGRPKTPETPRPSEGRQVWLAFKDTARLLNQLQSRLEDVSFTRKCPFPHVVRAGTIFVPIHVVKEQLFDHLPGPAVDHILQAHKVELRPTTLSEEKLLRELGLKTCPSRLLKLLAWKQLPDIYPDLLDRHWHHCVEQQLGEAAEENQSGDLEAA; from the exons ATGGCAGAGAAGCGCCGCTTGGACGCCGTGGGCCCCGTGGTCTGCAGCAAGCTACCTCGGCTGGAGGCCGATCCGAGCCACGTCCACGCGGCCGGCTTGTGCAGAGCCGGCGTGCTGCCCGGCCACGTCTCCGACGGCCACTACAGCTACCAAGGGACTTATTTCAGCTACCCGTGGCAGTGCCACGAATCGCCCGAGCTCTCGGCCCATTGGAGTCCCGCCGAGCCGTACGCGTCTTGTACGGATGGGGCCTTAAGCCAGCACCCGAGGACGGAGAAGACACGCTGCTTGTTGTCCAGGCAGGAGTCCAGGGGCTTGGGGACGTGGGCACAGAGCTACGAGACAAGGAAGGACTGCCTGGTGGGAGAGAAGCCGGCTGCTCCGGAGAAATGGGCAAATTATAGAGGCCAGGTGGACTTTATTCAGCAGGGCTGGATCCAGGGCCTCCCGATGCTGCCTCCCTCTCGTGTGCCGATGGGGTGCCCTCCCTTGGTGGCGCCAAAACCAGTTTACCAAAATCACATTTACTGTACAGATACCAGCTGCAGCCCGAAAGGTTCCCCGGCCTCGGGGATGCCGTCGAGGAGCCCGTCGAAACAGCTGACGAAGGCCGAATGGACACTCCCGTCTTCGGGGCAGCTGGCCAACGCAAGCTGCGGAAGCACCGGGACCAGCAAGGCCCCGGTGGCGGGATTGGGCTTCCTGCCTTTCCACCAGAGTTGGAAAGAAGCCGCCCCTGCCCCGGCCGGCTTTCCGCCATACCACCAAAACTTCGAGCACCTCCAAGTGGCGTCGAGTGGCTCGTTGGTGGACACGAGCTACCCCACCGAGTGTACGAATCGGAAAAACTTCCCGGAAGCGTGTGCCAGGAGCCCAAAGCCACCCCCTCCTGGCAGCCCGCTGGCAGCACCGCAGGGCCTTATCTATCAAGAAAGGGCTTCGGCGTGCTACTCATTGCCTGCATACCCGCTAACCCCCCACCAGCAGCTAGTGCTTTATCAACAAAGTGTCGCTCAGGCGGAGAAGCAGAACGCGGTCTTCGCTTTGCCGGCTTGCAGGAGCTTTAATTTCCCAGCTggtgaggaccctccccttctgcCAAGGACTTGTCTCCCGCCAGCACCCCAGAATTACTATCCCGGTCATCCGGAGAGCTACTTCTACCATGCACCTCTGGTGGCCTCTCCCAGCCTCAAAGCTTCCAGGGGACACGAGACCCGACAGAATTCCCAATCCAAGGTCTCCTTTGAGCAGAAGGACCCTGTCTCAGCCTGTTCCATGTCTGAAAAGGCTTCACGTAGCAGCTCCGCACCCAGCCGAGAGGGCGTGCGAGGTTGGGCTGGGGCCGAAGTCCCGGTGAAACGGGAAAGTGAGAGTTTTTGGGGGCCCCGGGCGACTCCCGAACCCCGTGCCTTTCAATCGCTTCACTCTGTCGAAGGCTTGCCCAGCTGCATCGATGGCTACAAACAAATGCAGGAGGCCTGTGGGACAGACTCTGGTCTGCTGGGAAAGGGATGCTCAAGGAGGGAGGGACCGTCATATGCAGAGAAGCAATCCGGAGACAAGATGAGGGATGCCAGCAAAACCCTTCAGTCGGGAGCGTGCATCGTGATTCCAGACAGCCCGGTCGCATCCCATGatgcctgcctcaaaggagattTGCGCAGGACTCGAATTTCTGAGCATTCAGATTCCCCCGTCCATTGTGTGCGGCAGTCCCCAGGCAAAGAACCGAGGGACTTAAAACAAGCCgaggcccccccgcccccttcctcccctcccatgcCAGTGATCCATAACGTCTTTAGCCTCGCCCCTTACCAAGAGTACCTCGAAGGAGCTGCTGTTTCCCTGCACCTCCCTCCTTCGAAAGCATGTCCAGCTGAGAAGCCCTCCTCTGAAAAGTCGTGGCCAAAGGTGGAAGGAACTACCTCCCCTCGGCCTTCCTCGACTGGATCATCCAAAACACCTGGGACGTTGCAGGACTGGGGGGAAGGCACGGCCTGTAATGCTGTTGCAGAAGGTGGCAGAAAACATCCAAGCAGCAGTTGTACTGGGATGCAGAAAGAAAGCGGAGATTCTGCGGGATTCTGTGATGCTTACCAGGCTCATCAGAATGCGCCTGAGACCAGCTGGCAGGGCCCAACGGGCCCTGCGAGTGAATTCACCAAAGATGACCGTGCGTTAGACCTCAGCTTGAAAACAGAAGGGTTCCTGGATATGCTGCTTCCTCAGAGGCCAGCTGGAAAGCCTGAGGCTCTTGAAACCAGCGAGAGTCATGGGGAAAATGTGCCGGAGGGTCCAGCCAAGGTGCAGCAGGCAATCCGGGACACCCTACAAAAAAGCAGCCCCGAGGAGAAGAGTAATTTTCAGAGCTCTGCGGCGTTCTTGTACAAAAAATTCAAGATCCTGAAATCTCATGCTGCCGGGCTAGGCCCCGCACTGCCCCGGAATTTGTCCTTGATCGAATCGAGTTCCCAGACAGGTCCTCTGGCGGGTCACTTCTCTCTGCAACGCGATGCCAAGCAGGCGGCGACTCAGCAAAACCGCATGGCTGTTCAGAGTTCCCAACAGGTGGCGTGTCAGCCAAGCCACCTGCCTGTTCAGCCAAGCTGCCAGCAGGTGGCGACTCAGCAAAGCCAACGGCCTGTTCATCAGGACTCCCAATGGGCAGTGACTCAGCAAAACCACTGGCCTGTTCAGCCAAGCTGCAAGCAGGCAGCAACTCAGCAAaactgcctgtctgtccagcagagcTCCCAATGGGTGGTGATCCAGCAACACCACCTGCCTGTTCAACAGAGCTGCCAGTTGCCAGTGACTCAGCAAAGCAACTTGCCTGTTCAGCAAAGCAGCCAGCAGGTGGCGACACAGCAAAACAGCCTGCATGTTCAGCAAAGCGGCCAGCAGGTGGCGACACACCAAAACAGCCTGCATGTTCAGCAAAGCGGCCAGCAGGTGGCAACACACCAAAACAGCCTGCATGTTCAGCAAAGCGGCCAGCAGGTGGCGACACACCAAAACAGCCTGCATGTTCAGCAAAGCGGCCAGCAGGTGGCGACACACCAAAACAGCCTGCATGTTCAGCAAAGCGGCCAGCAGGTGGCGACACACCAAAACAGCCTGCATGTTCAGCAAAGCGGCCAGCAGGTGGCGACACAGCAAAACAGCCTGCATGTTCAGCAAAGCGGCCAGCAGGTGGCGACACAGCAAAACAGCCTGCATGTTCAGCAAAGCGGCAAGCAGGTGACGACACGACAAAATAGCTTGCCTGTTCAGCAAAGCTGCCAACAACTCATGACTCGGCGAAACAGCCTTCCTGCCCTGCACATCGCCCACGAAAAGCCCACCAAGCCCGATTCTCAACGCTCATCCCGCAAGTACTATAAACAACCCAGTGGTTCAAAACTCCTGCCCCCTGCTGGGTTGCCCGCACTGGGAGAGGGCAGCGCCTCTCTCCTTCCCGGCTTCAGCTCTCCCACGGACCAAGCATCCGCCAAGCGGCATTTCACTGCTGTGCACGCCTCCCTCTGTGCCGCCATTTCCGATTCGGTGTCTACCTCCTCTCCAGAGCAGCTCAGGGAATGGCGGGAGAAGACGGAGCCTGAAAGGGACTCGAAGCCAAAGGTAGCCAGCTCATCCGAGGCCAAGGGCAGGCCAAAGACCCCCGAGACGCCGAGGCCCTCCGAAGGCAGGCAGGTCTGGCTGGCCTTCAAGGATACCGCCAGGCTCCTCAACCAGCTGCAGTCGCGGCTGGAGGATGTCTCTTTCACCCGGAAATGCCCCTTCCCCCACGTGGTGAGGGCGGGCACCATCTTCGTCCCCATCCACGTGGTGAAGGAGCAGCTCTTCGACCATCTGCCGGGCCCCGCCGTGGACCACATCCTGCAGGCCCACAAGGTGGAGCTGCGTCCCACCACCCTGTCTGAGGAGAAGCTCCTGCGGGAGCTGGGCCTGAAGACCTGCCCTTCCCGCCTGCTGAAGCTGCTGGCGTGGAAGCAGTTGCCCGACATCTACCCCGACCTCCTGGATCGCCACTGGCACCATTGTGTCGAGCAGCAGCTCG GTGAAGCCGCAGAGGAGAACCAGAGCGGGGACCTCGAAGCCGCATGA